The proteins below come from a single Comamonas antarctica genomic window:
- a CDS encoding Bug family tripartite tricarboxylate transporter substrate binding protein has protein sequence MHRRHALAAAACSAACLFTATAHAADWPAAKAITWVVPFAPGGSTDVVARMVGQELSTALKQSVVIDNRPGAGGAIGVQAVARAPADGYTLIGGTISTHAINASLYKKLPYDPVKDFEPITLIAYVPNVLMVNSSLGVNTMQELVAWIRKNPEKASYASSGAGTSTHLTGAQMSDLLKVPMQHVAYKGSPQALQDVAAGNVPFLFDQLTAGLPLVKAGKLKFLAVTTKTRSPLAPDVPTTAEAGFPGLDLVSWQAVYAPKGTPRDIVARLNTEIVKALKTPELRNKFETQFGMQVIGSTPAELAAVTAADTARLGELVRKTGATTE, from the coding sequence CAAGGCCATCACCTGGGTCGTGCCGTTTGCACCCGGCGGCTCGACCGACGTCGTGGCGCGCATGGTCGGCCAGGAGCTGTCCACGGCGCTCAAGCAGTCCGTGGTGATCGACAACCGTCCGGGCGCGGGTGGCGCCATCGGCGTGCAGGCCGTGGCGCGCGCGCCCGCAGACGGCTACACGCTGATTGGCGGCACCATCAGCACGCATGCGATCAACGCCTCGCTGTACAAGAAGCTGCCCTACGACCCGGTCAAGGACTTCGAGCCGATCACGCTGATTGCCTATGTGCCCAACGTGCTGATGGTCAACAGCAGCCTGGGCGTGAACACCATGCAGGAACTCGTGGCGTGGATCCGCAAGAATCCCGAGAAGGCTTCGTATGCCTCGTCGGGCGCGGGCACCTCGACCCACCTGACCGGCGCGCAGATGTCCGATCTGCTCAAGGTGCCGATGCAGCATGTGGCCTACAAGGGCAGCCCGCAGGCGCTGCAGGATGTGGCCGCGGGCAATGTGCCTTTCCTGTTCGACCAGCTCACGGCCGGGTTGCCGCTGGTGAAGGCCGGCAAGCTCAAGTTCCTTGCCGTGACGACCAAGACGCGTTCGCCGCTCGCGCCCGATGTGCCGACCACGGCCGAGGCGGGTTTCCCGGGACTGGACCTGGTGTCCTGGCAGGCGGTCTATGCGCCCAAGGGCACGCCCAGGGACATCGTGGCGCGCCTGAACACCGAAATCGTCAAGGCGCTCAAGACCCCCGAACTCAGGAACAAGTTCGAGACCCAGTTCGGCATGCAGGTCATCGGCAGCACGCCGGCGGAACTCGCGGCGGTCACCGCCGCCGACACCGCGCGCCTGGGCGAGCTGGTGCGCAAGACCGGCGCGACCACCGAGTAA